DNA sequence from the Odontesthes bonariensis isolate fOdoBon6 chromosome 18, fOdoBon6.hap1, whole genome shotgun sequence genome:
CTGCTCAGAGGGGAGCTCACCTGATGAAACACCAAAAAATAAaccagtaaataaataaataaagccttGGAGGGCTACTTCTACTTGAATTTTGACTAAAGGTTTTTCGAAAGAGTCCACAAACTTCATGTGAAGGTCCAACAAAACCGCCGGGGTGCCCCTCAAAAGAGAAACTCttaagtctaaaaaaaaaaaaagcaattcaaGCAGAAGAAGTTAGGCAAACATTATTTTGGTGACTCACGTGTATAGAGGCTGCAGCTGTAGATGAGAGGACTTCTGCGGAGGCTGGTAGCCGTACGAGTCAAACCCACCGATGAAATCAACTTCAAAAAGggtgaggaagaaaaagaatgaCGTCATTCTATTTTCCAATAAACAGATCATCTATAAACAGACGCCATCAGAACGCATCATCCAGCGCATTCAGCACACTTAAAACCTCTGCAAACCTACTGTgggaatattttaatatataatTCTGGATATCAGAATATCCAAAGATTAAACATCAGTAGATCCTCTCACTACTTCCCTTTCTGCTGTGTCGCTCTCATTTTCATCTTTGTCGTTATTCTATTGTATTGCGTTGTATTAAGTTTAAACCAGAACATGGTAGAAACCACTATAGTTTGacttatttcacaaaaatgcgTGTTGCCTCAAACTCATACCGGGTGGCAAAAAGATTTTCTATTATTAGTTTATTGCGGGAAAGATATTATGTGGCGTTACCTCAGCCAATAAGTCGCAAGAAATGTTCATACTTTCTCTTTGCAAACATGCCATTTTAAGATTTGACTTCATTTAGGGAGCCATGCTCCTTTAACATGCACAGAATGCGGTCTTGCTGACAGAAGCAAGGCCCCTTCTCaaaaaagatgaatgaatggCAGCATATACTGGTTCAAGACCTGTGTACATGCCATGTGCACTAATGCTCCCCCGGAGGCTCGTTTCTCAACTGAAGCCGTGCGGACACGATGTCCATGACCTCCCgaaaatcatttatttttgttttgaatttGATTTGTCGGACCACAGGACATTTCTTTCCTTAGGTTCAGTCCATCTTAAATTAGATCGGGGCCTGAAAAGGCAGGAGCATTCTGTAACTTATTCagattggggggggggttggcgTTCGTGGATGCAGCGATGAACCGTGTTCGTCTCTGATGATTTCCAGAAGCGCTGCTGAGTTTACACAACAGAAACATGTCTGGTTTTAATACAGAGGTGCCAGAAGGCCCGACAATCACAGCTATtcattattgttttgtttttcaatctTGTCCTGTGCAGAGATTCTCACAATTCTGTCACGATATTATTcacagaaaatgattaaatcacACATTTCTTTGTAATGTTACATCCACAAATATTGTCCACACATCTTGTTACTTATGAAAAACACTCTGAGgccaatttgttgtttttttttttttacacacaatTGTGTTACTAGCCTTTTAAAAATGAGCCTAAGCAGTTTCCAGATGTTCCACCGCATGCTTTTTGCCATCGTACAACTTCCCCGGCCAAATTCTGTCTTATATTCAGCACTTCACAGTTTCTGCTTTTACGGTTTCCAAATCGTTCcattttgtttatatttacaTCTGGTACTCTTTTTTAGGAAGAGAGCTGTATTTATATCAGAAAACAAGTGGCTTCAAATAATCAGTGTCAATACCAGAATAGGTCCTAACAACTCCATATTAATTGGGTTTTGCTGTAAAAGCATCATAAACAAGCACCAGggctgctccatcatcaccactAAGTTATTAATATAATAGCCTGCTTCCTCTAAGCGGAAATCAAGCCTGTGATGTAAAACCCTACTTCATTTCTTCCACTGAGGGAAAGTAAAACACTGTTGGGAGGAACATCACAAGGGGAACACTTCAGAATCACAGATGGCAGACCCGACAGACGTCTGGCACTTGCCAGCAGACAGACGGACACTTTCATGGTGGGAATATTCCAGCACACATAATACTCTCCACAGATGGATCGCTCAGATCACCCAGAGGGAATCCTCTGCACTGATATCACTAAGCATGACTCATGCAAGAGAAAACAATGCGATAACATCACTCACACACAAAGCCATGGATCTCTAACACAAAAACCCTCTCGAGAGCGGGACAAGTAAACCTAATCAACTGAACGAGGCGATGGAAGACCATCAGCAAGCTTTTAGGAGAAGACAAAAGCACTCACAGCTGTCCTCGTCATCCTGGAAGACTTTGCTTACGTAGCAGGCGTACACAAAGCCAAAGAGCTGTCAGAGAAGAAAAGTGATGGTCAGGAATATGGAGAGTGGTGTTATATAAAGCTGAGTCACTGCTGACGTAGGAGTGACTGTCCCAACGTTTCACAGAAACTGGTAAATGTCAGCCAAAATAATGTTGAAGTTGCCGTTTGTGAGTGTGCGCGTTAGATACGTACAGCCAGAAGGATCTGGATGGCCGAGCTCAACACCTCGATGTACTGGTAGTCCAGAAGACACCCAGACACAGTGATGACATGGTGGTCATCTGGGGCCATGCGAGAGTCCAGCACTGGTGTTACCAAGCAACCAGGACCGTGCTCCATCCACCACGAACGATGGAGGGACGTGTTGAAAGTCATGAGAAAGTCCCGGTCCTGAAAACACACCAAGAAACGCCAATTTTCACAAGTcagtatattatatatatatatctctaaTGTTACAAAATACGGTGTCATTTTCAGGCTGCCGAAGTGGCTCCAATCTTTGGATTATCGAGGTTGGAACTTCCAGAATGTGTGAGGTGATACATGACATATAAGAGCATGTCCTCAACAGCTGTTAGCTGGGGAAAATGTAGGGGATCGGACTGAAGGAAAACTTGTTGAAACTTGTTGAATTAGTTGAAATAGGACTAAATGACGGGG
Encoded proteins:
- the nkain1 gene encoding sodium/potassium-transporting ATPase subunit beta-1-interacting protein 1, which produces MGKCDGRCTLLVICSLQLVAALQRQVFDFLGYQWAPILANFLHIMAVILGMFGTVQFRFRYLIFYAVWLVLWVGWNSFIICFYLEVGNLSQDRDFLMTFNTSLHRSWWMEHGPGCLVTPVLDSRMAPDDHHVITVSGCLLDYQYIEVLSSAIQILLALFGFVYACYVSKVFQDDEDSFDFIGGFDSYGYQPPQKSSHLQLQPLYTAG